In a genomic window of Streptomyces pristinaespiralis:
- the yidD gene encoding membrane protein insertion efficiency factor YidD: MKYPLLALIKIYQWTISPLLGPVCRYYPSCSHYGYTAIDRHGAVKGTALTAWRILRCNPWSPGGVDHVPPRKRPRWHEMLRDALRGSSKGGHSAADLPALGSAAETQGPAAETSPNAQGA, translated from the coding sequence ATGAAGTACCCGCTGCTGGCTCTGATCAAGATCTACCAGTGGACGATCAGCCCGCTGCTGGGGCCTGTCTGCAGGTACTACCCGTCGTGCTCCCACTACGGATACACGGCCATCGACCGGCACGGTGCGGTGAAGGGCACGGCTCTGACCGCCTGGCGCATTCTGCGGTGCAACCCGTGGTCGCCGGGCGGCGTGGACCATGTCCCTCCGCGCAAGCGCCCACGGTGGCACGAAATGCTGCGTGATGCCTTGCGCGGCAGCAGCAAGGGCGGGCACTCCGCCGCTGATCTGCCTGCCCTGGGGTCGGCCGCCGAAACCCAGGGCCCGGCCGCAGAGACCTCGCCCAATGCTCAAGGAGCCTGA
- a CDS encoding Jag family protein, with the protein MTEGTISAAAEGGDTLTRLEQEGEIAADYLEGLLDIADLDGDIDMDVEADRAAVSIISDTASRDLQKLVGKDGEVLEALQELTRLAVHRETGDRSRLMLDIAGFRANKRTELAELGAKAAAEVKSTGEPVKLDPMTPFERKVVHDAVAAAGLRSESEGEEPQRFVVVLPA; encoded by the coding sequence GTGACGGAAGGCACCATCTCCGCCGCCGCCGAGGGTGGCGACACCCTGACCCGCCTCGAGCAGGAAGGGGAGATCGCGGCCGATTACCTCGAGGGCCTGCTCGACATCGCAGACCTCGACGGTGACATCGACATGGATGTCGAGGCCGACCGCGCTGCGGTCTCGATCATCAGCGACACTGCCAGCCGGGACCTGCAGAAGCTCGTCGGCAAGGACGGTGAGGTTCTGGAGGCGCTTCAGGAGCTGACGCGTCTGGCCGTGCACCGGGAGACGGGCGACCGCAGTCGGCTGATGCTGGACATCGCCGGCTTCCGGGCGAACAAGCGCACCGAGCTGGCCGAGCTGGGTGCCAAGGCCGCCGCCGAGGTGAAGAGCACCGGCGAGCCGGTGAAGCTGGACCCGATGACGCCCTTCGAGCGCAAGGTCGTCCATGACGCCGTCGCGGCGGCAGGGCTGCGCAGCGAGTCCGAGGGCGAGGAGCCTCAGCGCTTCGTCGTCGTGCTCCCTGCCTGA
- the yidC gene encoding membrane protein insertase YidC has product MDTIASLFSFITTPVSWIIVQFHKLYGAIFGPDTGWAWGLSIVSLVILIRICLIPLFVKQIKSTRNMQALQPKMKAIQERYKNDRQRQSEEMMKLYKETGTNPLSSCLPILAQSPFFFALYHVLSKIASGNEIGVLNQSLVDSARNAHIFGAPIASKFMDDPSKVEALNASLTDVRIVTAIMIILMSASQFYTQRQLMQKNVDLTVKTPYMQQQKMLMYIFPLIFAVMGINFPVGVLVYWLTTNVWTMGQQMYVINQNPTPGSKAQDQYLQRLLKSVTAHGEVRSRRKRTVVQAIVAKGADRNDNERRFVSGLAKAGLAAQADGTVTKSETAVAEAEGGAAQRRQQPKRQSKSKRQTATAQPGAAKGSDATGAAAKTSLEKDKPAEGRSRAGSSQGDAKQSAGGGKATGSARQPKSGQRKGSQRPKHPSSKK; this is encoded by the coding sequence GTGGACACGATTGCCAGTCTCTTCAGCTTTATCACCACACCTGTCTCGTGGATCATCGTCCAGTTCCACAAGCTCTACGGGGCGATCTTCGGCCCGGACACGGGATGGGCCTGGGGACTGTCCATCGTGTCGCTGGTGATCCTGATCCGGATCTGTCTGATCCCGCTCTTCGTGAAGCAGATCAAGTCGACCCGGAACATGCAGGCGCTCCAGCCGAAGATGAAGGCGATCCAGGAGCGCTACAAGAACGACCGACAGCGTCAGTCCGAAGAGATGATGAAGCTGTACAAGGAGACGGGTACCAACCCGCTCTCCTCGTGCCTTCCCATCCTGGCCCAGTCGCCGTTCTTCTTTGCGCTGTACCACGTGCTCAGCAAGATCGCCTCGGGTAACGAGATCGGCGTTCTCAACCAGAGCCTTGTCGACAGCGCGCGGAACGCGCACATCTTCGGCGCTCCGATCGCCTCGAAGTTCATGGACGACCCGTCGAAGGTCGAGGCGCTCAACGCTTCGCTCACCGACGTGCGCATCGTCACCGCCATCATGATCATCCTGATGTCGGCCTCGCAGTTCTACACCCAGCGTCAGCTGATGCAGAAGAACGTCGACCTCACGGTCAAGACGCCGTACATGCAGCAGCAGAAGATGCTGATGTACATCTTCCCGCTGATCTTCGCGGTGATGGGCATCAACTTCCCCGTCGGTGTTCTCGTCTACTGGCTGACCACCAACGTGTGGACCATGGGTCAGCAGATGTACGTGATCAACCAGAACCCCACCCCGGGCAGCAAGGCCCAGGACCAGTACCTGCAGCGCCTGCTCAAGAGCGTCACGGCGCACGGTGAGGTCCGCTCGCGGCGCAAGCGCACCGTGGTCCAGGCGATCGTGGCCAAGGGGGCGGACCGCAACGACAACGAGCGCCGGTTCGTCTCCGGTCTGGCCAAGGCCGGCCTGGCCGCGCAGGCCGACGGCACGGTGACCAAGAGCGAGACCGCGGTGGCCGAGGCCGAGGGCGGGGCCGCGCAGAGGCGGCAGCAGCCCAAGCGCCAGAGCAAGTCGAAGCGCCAGACCGCGACGGCCCAGCCGGGTGCCGCCAAGGGCTCCGATGCCACGGGCGCCGCTGCCAAGACCTCTCTGGAGAAGGACAAGCCCGCGGAGGGCCGCTCCAGGGCCGGTTCCTCCCAGGGCGACGCCAAGCAGAGCGCCGGCGGTGGCAAGGCCACCGGCTCCGCACGCCAGCCCAAGTCCGGACAGCGCAAGGGCTCGCAGCGGCCCAAGCACCCGTCGTCCAAGAAGTAA
- the rnpA gene encoding ribonuclease P protein component, translating to MLPTENRLRRREDFATAVRRGRRAGRPLLVVHLRSGTTDPHAPGESASPTCAGFVVSKAVGGAVVRNKVKRRLRHLIRDRLSELPPGSLVVVRALPGAGDAEHAQLARDLDAALQRLLGGGAR from the coding sequence GTGCTGCCTACCGAGAATCGGCTGAGGCGGCGCGAGGACTTCGCGACTGCGGTACGGCGGGGACGCAGGGCAGGCCGCCCACTTCTCGTCGTCCACCTTCGCAGCGGCACAACGGACCCGCACGCGCCTGGGGAGAGCGCCTCCCCGACGTGTGCGGGTTTCGTCGTGAGCAAGGCTGTGGGCGGTGCCGTCGTCCGCAACAAGGTCAAGCGGAGACTGCGCCATCTCATACGCGATCGGCTCTCCGAGCTGCCCCCCGGTAGCCTGGTGGTCGTACGGGCGCTGCCCGGCGCGGGTGACGCCGAACATGCACAGCTGGCCCGAGACCTGGACGCCGCTCTTCAGCGGCTGCTGGGAGGGGGCGCGCGATGA